The window TTCTGCTCAACCAGATGTTGTTGTCATCAACACCTGTGCTGTTCGTGAAAATGCCGATAACAAGCTCTACGGAAACCTCGGTCACTTGGCCCGCGTGAAAGAAAAGCACAAGGATCTGCAGATTGCTGTGGGTGGCTGTCTCGCTCAGAAAGACCAAGCACTTCTGTTGAAGAAAGCTCCTTGGGTTGATGTGGTGTTTGGAACCCACAACATGGGTTCTTTGCCGAGCTTGCTCGAACGTTCTCGCCACAACCACAAGGCAGAGATTGAAATCCTCGAGTCTTTGGAAACTTTCCCTTCTACTCTTCCCACTAAGCGTGATTCGACCTATTCCGGTTGGGTGTCCATCTCGGTGGGATGCAACAACACCTGCACGTTCTGCATTGTCCCTAGCCTGCGCGGAAAAGAACGCGATCGTCGACCTGGCGAAGTGCTCAACGAAGTCAAGGCACTTGTGGACCAGGGCGCCATTGAAGTTACTCTGCTGGGCCAGAACGTCAACACCTACGGTGTTGAGTTCGGCGATAAGGGTGCATTTGCCAAGCTTTTGCGGGCTTGTGGTGAGATCGAAGGCCTGGAGCGTGTGCGCTTCACAAGCCCACACCCTGCTGCGTTCACGGACGATGTGATCGCAGCCATGGCAGAAACACACAACGTCATGCCTCAGCTCCACATGCCACTGCAATCAGGTTCAGACAGCGTGCTCAAGGCCATGCGTCGCAGCTACCGCAGCGAGAAGTTCTTAGGAATTCTCCAGCGTGTTCGTGATGCAATGCCACACGCGGCAATCAGCACCGACATCATTGTGGGATTCCCCGGCGAAACAGAAGAAGACTTCGAAGAAACCATGCGAGTAGTTGCGGAAGCTCGCTTCGCAACCGCCTTCACTTTCCAGTACTCGAAGCGTCCTGGAACTCCTGCAGCAGAGATGGATAATCAAATCCCCAAGGCAGTTGTTCAGGAGCGCTATGAGCGTCTCCTCAAGTTCCAGAACGACATTGCGTGGCAGGAAAACAAGGCACAAATTGGCCGTGAAGTTCATGTCTTGGTTGCCAATGGTGAAGGTCGTAAGGACAGCGCAACTGAGCGCATGAGCGGCCGTGCTGAAGATTCTCGTCTGGTTCACTTTGAAGTGACTCCGGGAAGTGAAACACCACGTCCTGGTGACATCGTGACGGTAACCATCACGGAAGTAGCACCGTTCCACTTACTCGCTGATGACCCCACAGGTGCACCGCTGAAGATTCGCCGCACCATTGCCGGAGATGCCTGGGATCGCGAACAGGCTGAAAGCTGCGGTGTTCCTAGTACAGGGGGAGCGAAGAACCTGGGCTCCACCTCGATACCTGTTGTGGGATTAGGTATGCCCAGCTTGCGTGTTTCGACCGCACCGATCTACGACCTCGACGACGGACAGCGCTAGCGTGAGCGAGAAAACCCAGATCCTCGCGATCGTGGGAGCGACGGGAACAGGAAAGTCGGACCTGTCCTTAGATGTTGCAGAAGCATTAATTGCCCAGGGCCACGGTGTTGAAATCGTCAATGCCGACGCCATGCAGCTTTATGTGGGAATGGATATTGGCACCGCCAAGCTTCCTGTTTCAGAGCGTCGAGGAATACCTCACCACATGTTTGATGTGTTGGGCGTCACCGATGAAGCCGCTGTAGCCGACTACCAGGCTCAGGCACGTGCTGTGATTTCAGAAATCAATGATCGTGGACATCTCGCCATCTTGGTGGGTGGATCTGGACTCTATGTCAGCAGTGTTCTCTTTGATTTTGAATTTCCTGGTCATGACGATGTCATCCGTGAGCGACTTGAAAAGGAATTGGAAGAGTTGGGACCAGGCGTTCTCTTTCAACGCCTCAAGGAGCTCGCTCCCGAAGCTGCCGAACGCATCGATCAGCAAAACTCGAGGCGGGTCGTTCGAGCTTTGGAAGTTCTTGAAGTGACCGGCAGCACAGCGGGGCTGGGAACATTGCCCGAAGAAGCTGTGTATTGGAAACCCACAGTCATCGTTGGCCTCGCTGAAGAGCGCGAGGTGCTTGTTGAGCGGCTAGACCGCCGCGTTGAAAAGATGTGGCACGACGGACTTCTTGAAGAAGTTCAGGGCCTGATTCCTCAAGGTATTGAACAAGGCATCACTGCCCGCAGGGCAATCGGTTATGCGCAGGCATTGGCTGAGCTCTCAGGTGAGATGACTGAAGCCGAGGCAATTGAGGAAACTCAGGCAATTACTCGACGCTATGCACGGCGTCAGGTGAGCTGGTTTAAGCGGTATGCAGATCTCACTTGGCTTCCTGCGGGACATCGAGACAACGTCTCTCAGGTGATCTCCCAGCTAAGCCTTTAAGCTGGAGACATGGCTATCTCGCTGCACTTCACCAAAGGTCACGGAACCGGCAACGATTTCGTGCTCTATAGCGACCCTGAGGGTGAACTTCCGCTCACCCCAAGCCAGATAGCGGCACTGTGTGACCGTCACTTCGGAATTGGTGCAGACGGCGTCATTCGTGCAGTGAAGAGCAGCAAGCTCAACCGCAAGCACGAACCAGGCCAGGTCGTTGTGGATCCTGCCGGGGCTGCTGCGCTCGCTGAAGATTCTGCTGCCGAGTGGTTTATGGACTACTACAACTCAGATGGTTCTCTCTCTGAGATGTGTGGCAACGGCATTCGTGTTTATGCCAAATATTTACTCGAGACCGGGCTTGCTTCCATCAACCGCGGTGAAACCCTTGCCATTGGCACACGTGCCGGCGTTCGTGACCTCACCGCACAAGGAACACAGTTCCAGGTCGATATGGGCCGCTGGAGCTTTGATGGGGGAGAACCCGTCGTGAAGGTGGCCGGTGTTCCCGTTGCTCGCCCTGGTGTGGGCATTAACGTGGGGAACCCTCACGTCATCGCTGCTTTTGCAGATGATGCTGAGCTTGATGCTGCTGACCTCAGTTCAGCACCTCGACTTGAACCAGAACTTCCTGAAGGTGCGAATGTGGAGCTCGTTGTTCCTCACGACCCACTGGTGAAAGATGGCGTCGGTCACATTCGCATGCGTGTGCACGAGCGCGGCTCAGGGGAAACCTTGTCGTGCGGCACGGGTGTCGTGGCAGCTGCGCTGGCTACACGTCACTGGGCTGGTGAAGGTGCACCCCACAACTGGCGTGTAGATGTTCCTGGCGGAACGTTGGCTGTTCGTATGTTCCCCACAGAAGAAGGGGAGCATGTCGCACTCTCAGGCCCAGCAGAGCTTGTTTACACCGGAACAGTAGAACTGGCCTAAAACACCATGAAAACCTCTCACAAGGCCATCCTGAGCCTTTCTGTTGCTTCTATTGCCGTGTTGACGCTTGCGGGTTGCGACCAGATTCCTAGCCTTGATGTCAATGATCAGGCAGCCAACAAAGCTGCATGCGAGGCTGTGGGCAAAACCTGGGACACACTCAACTCAGCCCTGAGCTCTGGAGATATTGCTGGATTGCCACTGGCCTTCATCAATGTTCCTGGACAGCTAGATACCGTGTTGAGTCAGGCAAAAGATAAGCAGCTCACCGAAGCTCTTGCTGAACTCAAGAAGAACGCACAATCAGTGGTTGAAGGGAATCAACCAGATGTGGCGGGCTTTATTGCCTCGGGTATGGGCATCTCAGCTCGGTGCGCCATTTTGGGCGCAACGGTGAACTTGGAACTGCCCCAACTTCCTTAGTTCGTTCGCACTACCTTGATGATGCGGAATCCCTTGCGGGTGTCCTCACGTGTGACCGTGTGAGTGTCAGCGAACTGAGTTCCTAACCACTTCTCGAACGAGTCAGCGCCCAAGTGCTTCGCCACAACCAAATAGGCCTCACCAGACACATTGAGTCTGGGTAGCCAGGTGTTCATGATCTCGTGGAGTTCTGACTTTCCCACGCGAATGGGAGGGTTAGACCAGATGAGGTCAAACCTCAGTGCGGCATCTAGCGAATCGGGCAGACCAACAGTGATGTTTGCTAGGCCTAAACGTGCGGCATTCCTGCGAGTGAGCTCAAGAGCACGCTCATTGACGTCAACGGCATAAACCGAGGCTTCAGGAGCTTCCAGTGCCAAGGTCAGTGCCATGGGTCCCCAGCCGCAGCCCACATCAAGGAAATGACCAGTGCTGGGCGGAGTGGGGACGCTGTATAGGAGCTGTTCCGTTCCAGCATCGATGTGAT of the Aurantimicrobium photophilum genome contains:
- the dapF gene encoding diaminopimelate epimerase; translated protein: MAISLHFTKGHGTGNDFVLYSDPEGELPLTPSQIAALCDRHFGIGADGVIRAVKSSKLNRKHEPGQVVVDPAGAAALAEDSAAEWFMDYYNSDGSLSEMCGNGIRVYAKYLLETGLASINRGETLAIGTRAGVRDLTAQGTQFQVDMGRWSFDGGEPVVKVAGVPVARPGVGINVGNPHVIAAFADDAELDAADLSSAPRLEPELPEGANVELVVPHDPLVKDGVGHIRMRVHERGSGETLSCGTGVVAAALATRHWAGEGAPHNWRVDVPGGTLAVRMFPTEEGEHVALSGPAELVYTGTVELA
- the miaB gene encoding tRNA (N6-isopentenyl adenosine(37)-C2)-methylthiotransferase MiaB; translated protein: MTSPSEAPTLIPASSAAIDETGRQRTYEVRTFGCQMNVHDSERLAGAMEAAGYVKFEFAAEAEQDPDMKRSASSAQPDVVVINTCAVRENADNKLYGNLGHLARVKEKHKDLQIAVGGCLAQKDQALLLKKAPWVDVVFGTHNMGSLPSLLERSRHNHKAEIEILESLETFPSTLPTKRDSTYSGWVSISVGCNNTCTFCIVPSLRGKERDRRPGEVLNEVKALVDQGAIEVTLLGQNVNTYGVEFGDKGAFAKLLRACGEIEGLERVRFTSPHPAAFTDDVIAAMAETHNVMPQLHMPLQSGSDSVLKAMRRSYRSEKFLGILQRVRDAMPHAAISTDIIVGFPGETEEDFEETMRVVAEARFATAFTFQYSKRPGTPAAEMDNQIPKAVVQERYERLLKFQNDIAWQENKAQIGREVHVLVANGEGRKDSATERMSGRAEDSRLVHFEVTPGSETPRPGDIVTVTITEVAPFHLLADDPTGAPLKIRRTIAGDAWDREQAESCGVPSTGGAKNLGSTSIPVVGLGMPSLRVSTAPIYDLDDGQR
- a CDS encoding class I SAM-dependent methyltransferase; this translates as MTEKNTEHYFSAQPAGEFRSTEIAVRLSHGDYAVETAGGIFSPDHIDAGTEQLLYSVPTPPSTGHFLDVGCGWGPMALTLALEAPEASVYAVDVNERALELTRRNAARLGLANITVGLPDSLDAALRFDLIWSNPPIRVGKSELHEIMNTWLPRLNVSGEAYLVVAKHLGADSFEKWLGTQFADTHTVTREDTRKGFRIIKVVRTN
- the miaA gene encoding tRNA (adenosine(37)-N6)-dimethylallyltransferase MiaA; this encodes MSEKTQILAIVGATGTGKSDLSLDVAEALIAQGHGVEIVNADAMQLYVGMDIGTAKLPVSERRGIPHHMFDVLGVTDEAAVADYQAQARAVISEINDRGHLAILVGGSGLYVSSVLFDFEFPGHDDVIRERLEKELEELGPGVLFQRLKELAPEAAERIDQQNSRRVVRALEVLEVTGSTAGLGTLPEEAVYWKPTVIVGLAEEREVLVERLDRRVEKMWHDGLLEEVQGLIPQGIEQGITARRAIGYAQALAELSGEMTEAEAIEETQAITRRYARRQVSWFKRYADLTWLPAGHRDNVSQVISQLSL